A genomic stretch from Pararhizobium sp. IMCC21322 includes:
- a CDS encoding SDR family oxidoreductase — translation MELGLTGRKALICASSKGLGFACAASLAREGVDVVINGRDTERLAAAKAKLEAKIKRPVGVVAADINTADGRAELLASCPEADILINNNTGPPPGEFLGFEHDQWIEAIEANMLAALMMIRGVLPGMQARKFGRIINITSAMVKSPRPQMTLSTAARAGLTAACKGLSRQVMVDNVTINNLLPERFDTDRQKFMAERIMAKHDVDMEEARRRIAATLPANRFGKPIEFGDTCAFICSDQAGFMTGQNLQLDGGAYEGLI, via the coding sequence ATGGAATTAGGCTTGACCGGACGCAAGGCGCTCATTTGCGCGTCGTCCAAAGGTTTGGGATTTGCCTGCGCCGCATCATTGGCACGCGAAGGGGTCGACGTTGTCATCAACGGGCGCGACACTGAGCGACTGGCTGCCGCAAAAGCCAAACTGGAAGCCAAGATAAAGCGTCCGGTTGGAGTTGTGGCTGCTGATATCAACACAGCTGACGGACGTGCAGAGCTGCTGGCATCTTGTCCGGAGGCGGATATTTTGATCAACAATAATACGGGCCCTCCCCCGGGTGAATTTCTGGGCTTTGAGCATGACCAATGGATTGAGGCAATCGAGGCTAACATGCTGGCAGCGTTGATGATGATCCGAGGCGTGCTACCAGGAATGCAGGCGCGGAAGTTCGGCCGCATCATCAACATCACGTCCGCGATGGTAAAATCCCCACGTCCGCAAATGACGCTTTCGACCGCCGCAAGGGCCGGGCTGACCGCAGCCTGCAAGGGATTGTCACGTCAGGTGATGGTCGACAATGTCACCATCAATAATCTGCTGCCGGAACGCTTCGATACGGACCGCCAGAAATTCATGGCGGAGCGGATCATGGCAAAGCATGATGTGGATATGGAAGAAGCCCGCCGCCGCATCGCTGCCACACTGCCCGCCAACCGGTTTGGCAAGCCGATTGAATTTGGCGATACCTGCGCATTCATTTGCAGCGATCAGGCAGGCTTCATGACAGGCCAGAATTTGCAACTCGATGGTGGCGCTTATGAGGGCCTGATCTAG
- a CDS encoding DUF3500 domain-containing protein, whose protein sequence is MDKLHATLIFVRMKPGADLMPSNNFRDLLLPFDCARFSELRSVSARDFGMAVRQDPLVGPLIAKWDSLSNEPFQGITNNGQLEDGLFCLADEGAPTNEMVAAAEALLSALSATDRTQLVYALEAVEWRRWANPEFLINPNGLRLEEMDPAARDAAMGLIRASLSGTGYQKAVGCMRTNAFLGQLCGLENLMNEWSYNILLFGAPSTAEPWGWSFYGHHLALNCFVLGGQMVISPTFMGAEPNHIDAGPHEGLRLFSDEEDGGLELMRSLSPALQGRARTYAELHDPAMPEGRWNFADQRHLGGAFRDNQIIPEEGVPVSEFAPRARDQLLQIVEAFICYLPDAVRTVRMSQIEAELERTSWSWIGGWGDDDPFYYRIQSPLLMVEFDHHSGIWLANEEPAKCHIHTVVRTPNGNDYGKDLLRQHYAQVHPGRAPGHA, encoded by the coding sequence TTGGACAAACTGCACGCGACCCTGATTTTTGTCAGAATGAAGCCAGGGGCCGATCTGATGCCGTCCAATAATTTTCGCGACCTTCTTCTCCCGTTTGATTGTGCCCGGTTTTCCGAACTTCGCTCCGTTTCTGCCCGTGACTTTGGCATGGCCGTGCGACAGGACCCTTTGGTTGGACCACTGATTGCTAAGTGGGACAGCCTCAGTAACGAACCATTTCAAGGAATCACGAACAATGGCCAGCTCGAAGACGGGCTGTTCTGCCTTGCTGACGAGGGCGCGCCCACCAATGAGATGGTGGCAGCCGCCGAGGCATTGTTGTCCGCGCTCTCTGCCACGGATCGCACGCAGCTTGTCTACGCGCTCGAGGCAGTCGAGTGGCGAAGGTGGGCCAATCCGGAATTTTTGATCAATCCCAACGGATTGCGGCTTGAGGAGATGGACCCGGCTGCGCGCGATGCCGCAATGGGGCTCATACGCGCCAGCCTCAGCGGTACGGGGTATCAAAAGGCTGTTGGCTGCATGCGCACCAATGCCTTTCTTGGCCAGCTTTGTGGGTTGGAAAACCTGATGAACGAATGGAGCTACAACATACTCCTGTTCGGAGCACCATCGACAGCCGAGCCATGGGGCTGGAGCTTTTATGGTCATCACCTGGCCCTCAACTGCTTTGTGCTTGGCGGGCAAATGGTGATTTCGCCCACTTTTATGGGAGCAGAGCCGAACCACATTGATGCCGGACCTCATGAAGGGCTGCGCCTGTTCAGCGACGAAGAAGATGGCGGGCTTGAACTTATGCGTTCTCTGTCGCCTGCGCTGCAGGGTCGTGCTCGGACCTATGCGGAACTGCACGATCCGGCAATGCCGGAGGGGCGCTGGAATTTTGCGGATCAAAGGCATCTGGGCGGCGCATTCCGCGATAATCAGATCATCCCTGAAGAGGGTGTTCCCGTGTCGGAATTCGCGCCGCGTGCGCGGGACCAATTGTTGCAGATCGTTGAGGCTTTCATCTGCTATCTTCCTGACGCTGTCCGCACTGTGCGCATGTCGCAGATCGAAGCAGAGCTGGAGCGTACATCGTGGAGCTGGATTGGTGGCTGGGGCGATGATGACCCGTTTTACTACCGCATCCAAAGCCCGTTGCTCATGGTGGAGTTCGATCATCACAGCGGTATTTGGCTTGCCAATGAGGAGCCCGCGAAATGTCATATTCATACGGTTGTGCGCACGCCGAATGGAAATGATTACGGCAAGGATCTTTTGCGCCAACACTACGCGCAAGTTCATCCAGGCCGCGCACCGGGGCACGCATAG
- a CDS encoding DUF2007 domain-containing protein, translating to MKEILRTNDMVLISFVETLLTEARIKYLVLDQNMSVMDGSIGVLPRRLLVAEEQEAAARKLFEEAEIAHELRSA from the coding sequence GTGAAAGAAATTCTCAGAACGAATGATATGGTGCTGATTTCATTCGTCGAAACGCTGCTGACCGAAGCCCGGATCAAATATCTGGTCCTTGATCAGAATATGAGTGTTATGGATGGCTCGATTGGTGTGCTGCCTCGACGCTTGCTGGTGGCAGAAGAACAGGAAGCCGCCGCGCGTAAATTATTCGAAGAGGCCGAGATCGCCCACGAATTACGCAGCGCATAG
- a CDS encoding tRNA1(Val) (adenine(37)-N6)-methyltransferase, with amino-acid sequence MTTTASKDQFIGGGAYVLQPRSDGHRSGLDAVFLAATVPGAATGLLYDLGSGTGAAGFCCAARAPDLMVRLVERDEDMLELAREGCDLPENRTFSDRVEVLSADILMPAPAREEAGLVANSADWVIANPPFYLQQKVRSSPHQHRREAHVLEEGDLEAWFRLTAMLLKPGGQMAIIHTADALIDVLKLCEGRFGSLEIRPIHPRLGKKANRVVVSGQKGSRGELTLLPDFIVHDDAGNTTQAAAILREGKGFSDLETPL; translated from the coding sequence ATGACCACCACGGCCTCGAAAGATCAGTTTATAGGCGGTGGTGCTTATGTCCTGCAGCCACGCAGCGATGGACATCGCTCAGGCTTGGACGCTGTGTTTCTGGCGGCAACTGTGCCGGGAGCTGCGACGGGCCTACTCTATGATTTGGGCTCGGGTACAGGCGCTGCCGGTTTCTGCTGCGCCGCTCGCGCACCAGACCTGATGGTCCGTTTGGTCGAACGCGATGAAGATATGCTTGAATTGGCAAGGGAAGGCTGCGACCTTCCTGAAAACAGGACGTTTTCTGATCGGGTGGAGGTGTTGTCAGCTGACATATTAATGCCGGCACCCGCCCGCGAAGAGGCTGGGCTTGTTGCCAATTCGGCGGACTGGGTGATCGCGAATCCACCCTTTTATTTGCAACAAAAGGTGCGCAGTTCCCCGCATCAGCATCGTCGCGAAGCCCATGTGCTGGAAGAGGGAGATTTGGAAGCCTGGTTTCGCCTGACCGCCATGTTGCTGAAACCCGGAGGCCAGATGGCGATTATTCACACCGCAGACGCATTGATCGACGTGCTGAAATTATGCGAAGGGCGGTTTGGCAGCCTTGAAATCCGCCCCATCCATCCAAGGCTTGGCAAGAAGGCTAACCGGGTTGTGGTGTCAGGACAAAAGGGCAGTCGTGGGGAGTTGACGCTTCTTCCTGATTTCATTGTTCATGATGATGCTGGAAACACCACACAGGCCGCTGCCATATTGCGTGAGGGAAAGGGGTTTTCAGATTTGGAGACACCCCTTTAA
- a CDS encoding S49 family peptidase — MKALRNRIRVYLPEKYRTPAPVVPVVRLSGIIGAGSNFRPGLNLASVAGPLQKAFSHKDAPAVAIVINSPGGSPVQSNLIFKRIRQLAEEKEKTVLVFVEDVAASGGYFIAVAGDEIIADPSSVVGSIGVISSGFGLTQAISKLGVERRVYTSGKSKSTLDPFLPEKKQDVAHLKQLQEEIHETFIDVVKSRRADVLKEDDETLFNGLFWTGKTALSMGLIDGIGDLSSTVKERFGEKTKLKVIDTKKGFSMRRLFGGAIDETAISRIGDGIIGSVEERAHWARFGL, encoded by the coding sequence TTGAAAGCCCTCAGAAACCGCATCCGTGTCTATTTGCCGGAAAAATACCGCACGCCAGCCCCTGTTGTCCCCGTGGTCAGGCTGTCAGGTATTATTGGTGCGGGCAGTAATTTCAGACCCGGCCTCAATCTGGCCAGTGTCGCAGGTCCTTTGCAAAAAGCGTTTTCGCATAAAGATGCGCCGGCCGTCGCAATTGTAATCAACTCACCCGGCGGCTCCCCGGTTCAGTCGAATCTGATTTTTAAGAGGATTCGCCAACTGGCTGAGGAAAAAGAGAAAACCGTTCTTGTCTTCGTAGAGGATGTCGCGGCGTCCGGCGGGTACTTTATTGCTGTTGCCGGCGATGAAATTATCGCTGATCCATCGTCTGTCGTCGGATCCATCGGTGTGATTTCATCAGGTTTCGGCCTGACCCAAGCCATCAGCAAACTGGGCGTTGAGCGCCGCGTCTACACATCCGGTAAAAGCAAATCGACGCTGGATCCGTTCCTGCCTGAAAAGAAGCAAGACGTTGCCCATCTGAAACAGCTTCAGGAAGAAATCCACGAAACCTTTATTGATGTGGTCAAATCGCGCCGCGCCGATGTTTTGAAGGAAGATGACGAGACATTGTTCAACGGCCTTTTCTGGACGGGCAAAACAGCGCTGTCCATGGGTCTGATTGATGGCATCGGAGATTTGAGCTCAACTGTAAAAGAACGGTTCGGCGAAAAAACCAAGCTCAAGGTCATCGACACCAAAAAGGGATTTAGCATGCGACGTCTGTTTGGCGGTGCCATAGATGAGACAGCCATAAGCCGAATTGGTGACGGTATTATCGGATCTGTTGAAGAGCGTGCCCACTGGGCACGGTTTGGATTGTAG
- a CDS encoding glycine--tRNA ligase subunit alpha translates to MSPSDQQSTALDLPPHMRPERSFQGLILALQRFWADYGCVVLQPYDMEVGAGTFHPATTLRALGHKPWRAAYVQPSRRPGDGRYGENPNRLQHYYQFQVLLKPSPPDLQDLYLKSLAAIGVDAALHDVRFVEDDWESPTLGAWGLGWECWCDGMEVSQFTYFQQVCGIECSPVAGELTYGLERLAMYVQGVDNVYDLNFNGRDGDERISYGDVFLQAEQEYSRHNFEHVNTDILFQHFKDAEAECQALLAAGARQMEEAGDGIHKVVLPAYDQCIKASHVFNLLDARGVISVTERQSYILRVRDLSKACGEAFLQTEAGGAVAKESQNA, encoded by the coding sequence ATGTCTCCATCTGATCAGCAGTCCACGGCACTTGATCTGCCGCCTCATATGCGCCCCGAGCGTTCCTTTCAGGGCCTTATACTGGCGCTGCAGCGTTTCTGGGCAGATTATGGCTGCGTCGTGCTGCAGCCTTACGATATGGAAGTGGGCGCGGGTACCTTTCATCCAGCGACTACATTGCGCGCTCTGGGTCACAAACCCTGGCGCGCCGCCTATGTGCAACCCTCACGCCGTCCAGGCGATGGCCGCTATGGTGAAAACCCCAACCGCCTGCAGCATTATTACCAGTTTCAGGTGCTGCTGAAACCCTCTCCACCGGACCTGCAGGACCTTTATCTGAAAAGTCTGGCAGCCATTGGTGTGGATGCAGCGCTCCATGATGTGCGCTTTGTCGAGGATGATTGGGAAAGCCCGACATTGGGTGCTTGGGGCCTGGGCTGGGAGTGTTGGTGCGACGGCATGGAAGTTTCGCAGTTCACGTATTTTCAGCAGGTTTGCGGTATTGAATGCAGCCCGGTTGCAGGCGAGCTGACCTATGGTCTGGAGCGTCTGGCCATGTATGTGCAGGGCGTCGACAATGTTTATGATCTGAATTTCAATGGCCGTGATGGTGACGAACGCATTTCCTACGGCGATGTCTTTTTGCAGGCCGAGCAGGAATATTCGCGTCATAATTTTGAACACGTCAACACAGACATTCTGTTTCAGCATTTCAAAGACGCCGAAGCCGAATGTCAGGCTCTGCTTGCGGCCGGCGCACGGCAGATGGAAGAAGCAGGGGATGGCATCCACAAAGTCGTACTCCCAGCCTATGACCAATGCATCAAAGCCAGTCATGTTTTCAATCTGCTGGATGCACGCGGTGTGATCTCGGTGACCGAGCGTCAAAGCTACATTCTGCGGGTGCGCGATCTGTCAAAGGCTTGCGGTGAGGCCTTCCTTCAAACCGAGGCCGGTGGCGCTGTTGCAAAGGAGAGCCAAAATGCCTGA
- the glyS gene encoding glycine--tRNA ligase subunit beta produces the protein MPDLLLELFSEEIPARMQKRASEDLQKLVTDGLVNAGLTYEGAKGFATPRRLALTVHSVTARSADTREERKGPKVGAPEKALEGFMRAAGLSSIDEAQIQSDPKKGEFYVAVIEKSGRDAQEIIAELIPGMIRNFPWPKSMRWGAGSTKPDTLRWVRPLRSILCTFGPETEDPEVVAFEVDGITSGDVTYGHRFMAPAPLRIRRFDDYTDKLNAAKVVLDSARREEIILEEAKNLAFSQNLDLVEDTALLLEVAGLVEWPIVLMGTFDERFLNLPDEVIQLTIRVNQKCFVLRDPKSGALTNRFILVSNLIASDGGKQIVAGNEKVVRARLSDAMFFWETDLKTPLQARVEKLGNIIFHEQLGTQLQRVERISALAKALAPATSANIVEAERAAELCKADLVTEMVGEFPELQGLMGRYYATAQDETGAVAAACEDHYRPQGPGDTVPSDPISVTVALSDKLDTLSGFWLIDEKPTGSKDPYALRRAALGVIRLILENNIELSLIGAIEQACSGHRNGEMQVSVADGVATDLLSFFHDRLKVYLRDQGRRHDLIDAVISESADDLQLIVRRVEALSDFLASEDGKALLSGSKRAANILRAEEKKEGRAFDGTVSSDLLSLPAEKALAEAVDASVGKAKAAVDAHDFSAAIEALSELRAPVDAFFEDVMVNDDNAQIRENRLNLLNRIRQATQTVADFSKIEG, from the coding sequence ATGCCTGATCTCCTGCTAGAATTGTTTTCAGAAGAAATTCCTGCGCGCATGCAAAAGCGGGCCAGCGAAGATTTGCAAAAACTGGTGACCGATGGCCTGGTGAATGCTGGCCTGACCTATGAAGGTGCCAAAGGGTTTGCAACGCCGCGCCGTCTGGCCTTGACTGTGCATAGCGTAACTGCGCGCTCTGCCGATACCCGCGAAGAACGCAAAGGCCCCAAGGTCGGCGCGCCCGAAAAAGCGCTGGAAGGCTTTATGCGCGCAGCGGGCCTGTCCTCTATCGATGAGGCGCAAATCCAGAGCGACCCGAAAAAGGGCGAGTTCTATGTTGCCGTGATTGAAAAATCAGGCCGCGATGCGCAGGAAATTATCGCCGAGCTGATACCGGGCATGATCCGCAATTTTCCGTGGCCAAAATCCATGCGCTGGGGCGCAGGCTCCACCAAACCGGATACATTGCGCTGGGTGCGCCCATTGCGCTCCATCCTGTGTACATTCGGACCGGAAACCGAAGACCCTGAAGTGGTTGCATTTGAAGTCGATGGCATCACATCAGGCGATGTGACCTATGGCCACCGATTTATGGCGCCAGCACCTTTGCGCATCCGCCGGTTTGATGATTACACTGACAAGCTGAATGCAGCAAAAGTGGTGCTGGATAGCGCCCGCCGTGAAGAGATTATCCTCGAGGAAGCCAAGAATTTGGCGTTCTCCCAGAATTTGGATCTGGTGGAAGATACAGCTCTGCTGCTTGAAGTGGCTGGCCTTGTGGAATGGCCGATTGTGCTGATGGGTACATTTGATGAGCGGTTTTTAAACCTGCCCGATGAAGTGATCCAGCTCACCATTCGCGTCAACCAGAAATGCTTTGTGCTGCGTGATCCGAAATCCGGCGCTTTGACCAATCGCTTCATTCTTGTCTCCAACCTGATCGCCAGTGATGGCGGCAAACAGATAGTGGCCGGGAATGAAAAAGTGGTGCGGGCGCGCCTGTCCGATGCAATGTTCTTCTGGGAAACCGATCTGAAGACGCCACTGCAGGCACGGGTGGAAAAACTTGGAAACATTATTTTCCACGAACAACTGGGTACGCAATTGCAGCGCGTTGAGCGGATCAGCGCCCTTGCAAAAGCGCTGGCACCTGCCACCTCTGCAAACATTGTTGAGGCGGAACGGGCCGCTGAATTGTGCAAGGCCGATCTGGTCACCGAAATGGTCGGTGAGTTCCCGGAACTGCAGGGCCTGATGGGCCGCTACTACGCCACCGCGCAGGACGAAACCGGTGCGGTTGCGGCTGCCTGTGAAGACCACTATCGGCCACAGGGGCCGGGCGATACGGTTCCATCCGATCCGATTTCCGTTACAGTTGCGCTTTCTGACAAGCTGGACACACTGTCCGGTTTTTGGCTGATTGACGAAAAACCAACCGGATCAAAAGACCCTTATGCTCTGCGGCGCGCAGCGCTTGGCGTCATCCGTTTGATTTTGGAAAATAATATTGAACTGTCTCTGATCGGTGCCATTGAACAGGCCTGTTCCGGCCATCGCAATGGCGAGATGCAAGTGTCCGTTGCGGACGGTGTTGCGACGGATCTTCTGTCCTTCTTCCACGACCGGCTAAAGGTCTATTTGCGCGATCAGGGCCGTCGTCATGATTTGATTGATGCGGTTATCAGTGAAAGCGCCGATGATCTGCAACTCATCGTTCGCCGTGTCGAGGCATTGAGCGATTTTCTGGCAAGCGAAGACGGCAAGGCACTTTTGTCCGGCAGCAAACGGGCTGCCAACATTTTGCGTGCTGAGGAGAAGAAAGAAGGCAGGGCCTTCGACGGCACCGTGTCATCCGACCTTTTGTCCCTCCCGGCTGAAAAAGCATTGGCGGAAGCGGTGGATGCGTCGGTTGGCAAGGCGAAAGCAGCAGTGGACGCGCATGATTTTTCTGCAGCCATTGAAGCGCTTTCGGAACTGCGTGCGCCAGTAGATGCTTTTTTTGAGGATGTCATGGTCAATGATGACAATGCGCAAATCCGCGAAAACAGGCTGAATCTTCTCAATCGAATCCGGCAAGCCACGCAAACCGTTGCCGATTTCTCCAAAATCGAAGGGTAG
- a CDS encoding oligosaccharide flippase family protein → MLRPAQNSSVNDDEADVEESDTTSAGRAGLFALIIRLANAAIAYVTQIIFARMLGEFEYGVFALGWVWIAILGHTTTFGFSMSAIRYLARYKATGEAGLAVGFFRFSLLIPLLVSCLAAILGVFLLTSRALPVPEYYVLPLILAAVCVPLFALQDMMESFARARHWVLLALIPTYLLRHGFLGLFLVLAVVIGFDATAVTALVVAFAAIGLSLAIQASILAKRLIDERRALPKAVPPLYDRRTWLKTSAPLALQDGASLLVSYSDILVLSFFVSPGEIGIYFAATRIAQIVGFVRFAASAGTANVFSKLSAQGKTDELKSLSRATIRISFWLSLIACACLAIAGPLLLKLFGAGFTVGYPVLLVLMAGLLVQAAFSSAEDLLNMTGHQGMTASSYFGALVVNLVLNLALIPYFGLIGAAIATSLSIGFRVIYLAFGVRSRLNISLFGAQFGR, encoded by the coding sequence ATGCTGCGGCCTGCACAGAATTCCTCTGTGAATGACGATGAGGCGGACGTAGAAGAATCTGACACGACCTCTGCCGGTCGTGCGGGCCTGTTTGCACTCATTATCCGGCTGGCCAATGCCGCCATCGCCTATGTAACCCAGATTATCTTCGCGCGCATGCTGGGCGAATTTGAATATGGTGTTTTTGCGCTGGGTTGGGTGTGGATCGCCATTCTTGGTCATACCACCACATTCGGCTTCTCCATGAGCGCCATTCGCTACCTGGCACGCTATAAGGCAACAGGAGAGGCCGGGCTGGCAGTTGGTTTCTTCCGTTTTTCATTACTCATCCCATTGCTCGTCAGTTGCCTGGCTGCAATTCTGGGCGTGTTTCTTTTGACCTCCCGAGCTTTGCCTGTGCCGGAGTACTATGTGCTGCCCCTGATACTCGCCGCGGTCTGCGTGCCGCTTTTTGCGCTTCAGGATATGATGGAAAGCTTTGCCCGCGCCCGCCATTGGGTTTTGTTGGCACTGATACCAACCTACCTGTTGCGGCATGGCTTTCTTGGCCTGTTTTTGGTCCTGGCGGTTGTCATCGGGTTTGATGCTACGGCCGTCACTGCGCTTGTTGTTGCTTTCGCGGCCATCGGCCTGTCACTGGCCATACAGGCAAGCATTCTGGCCAAACGCCTCATTGATGAACGACGAGCGCTCCCAAAGGCGGTGCCGCCACTTTACGACCGCAGAACCTGGCTCAAAACATCCGCGCCCCTGGCCCTGCAGGATGGTGCTTCATTGCTGGTGTCCTATTCAGACATTCTGGTTCTCAGCTTTTTTGTGTCGCCCGGCGAAATCGGGATTTACTTTGCGGCGACCCGCATTGCGCAAATTGTCGGCTTTGTCCGCTTTGCAGCCTCAGCAGGAACCGCAAACGTCTTTTCCAAACTGAGTGCGCAGGGCAAGACAGATGAATTGAAATCCCTGTCCCGAGCCACAATCCGTATCTCATTCTGGCTATCGCTCATCGCCTGCGCATGTCTGGCCATTGCAGGTCCGCTGCTGCTGAAACTGTTTGGAGCAGGCTTTACTGTGGGCTACCCGGTTCTGCTGGTTTTGATGGCAGGCTTGCTGGTTCAGGCCGCGTTTTCATCAGCGGAAGATCTGCTTAACATGACCGGTCATCAGGGCATGACTGCGTCTTCTTATTTTGGTGCGCTTGTGGTCAATCTGGTTCTCAATCTGGCACTCATTCCCTATTTCGGTCTGATTGGAGCTGCGATTGCCACCTCCCTATCAATTGGCTTCCGGGTCATTTATCTGGCCTTCGGCGTTCGCTCCCGCCTCAATATTTCTCTATTTGGTGCCCAGTTCGGGCGCTAG
- a CDS encoding TIGR02301 family protein, with translation MPSRHGAVMISNSNRIRAVSFAGLCLLPMLMGSAHAQSAQSGDGLPPYENELLRLVSIMGSLEFLHPLCERHPRGVWRDQMANLLEAEEPTPGRRARIMATYNKAFAVLEQVHNTCTPAAQTILRRYETEAVELTRVMATKYRPVQPIPADADAENPADDSSAEAADTAAPQ, from the coding sequence ATGCCATCACGGCACGGTGCGGTTATGATTTCAAACTCAAATCGCATCCGTGCCGTTTCTTTTGCTGGCTTGTGCCTGCTGCCAATGCTGATGGGATCAGCACATGCGCAGTCTGCACAGTCGGGCGACGGTTTGCCACCCTACGAAAATGAGCTACTTCGCCTCGTCAGCATCATGGGGTCTTTGGAATTCCTGCATCCCTTGTGCGAACGCCACCCACGCGGTGTGTGGCGAGACCAGATGGCCAATTTGCTGGAAGCTGAAGAGCCGACACCCGGCAGACGCGCCCGTATCATGGCTACATACAACAAAGCCTTTGCGGTTCTGGAACAGGTTCACAACACCTGCACGCCTGCCGCGCAGACGATTTTGCGTCGTTATGAAACAGAGGCCGTAGAACTGACGCGGGTTATGGCCACCAAATATCGCCCCGTTCAACCCATTCCTGCAGATGCCGATGCAGAAAACCCTGCCGACGACTCTTCAGCTGAAGCTGCGGACACCGCTGCCCCACAGTAA
- a CDS encoding DUF3179 domain-containing protein: MPIVKPVQSAVADHKRLPSALQISIIAGLVPLLLIIASQAFADAGLWRSEGWQTDFSKSSIEFDEILSGGPPRDGIPSIDNPQFVAAKDITDLGPLEPVIRLDINGDIRAYPLQVMTWHEIVNDEVGGTPVAVTYCPLCNSALVFDRRVGEQLLDFGTTGKLRNSDLVMYDRQTESWWQQFTGNAIVGELLDTDLRMIPSRVESFERFAKANPDGKVLVPNNPNMRRYGSNPYVNYDSRGAPYPLFRGDLPSDIGPMVRVVVVKQDGEPKATTLTHLRDQASVKLGDVELTWESGQNSALDTSRIAEGKDVGNVVAYQLNADGSRGDEAVYDVTFAFAFLAFHPDAEIIQE; the protein is encoded by the coding sequence ATGCCCATAGTGAAGCCCGTGCAGTCAGCTGTCGCAGACCACAAGCGACTTCCATCTGCCTTACAGATATCGATCATAGCGGGGCTGGTACCGCTGTTGCTTATAATCGCCAGCCAGGCATTTGCCGATGCGGGTTTGTGGCGCTCGGAAGGTTGGCAGACAGATTTTTCCAAGAGCAGTATCGAATTCGACGAAATCCTGTCGGGCGGGCCTCCGCGCGACGGAATTCCATCCATAGACAATCCGCAATTTGTGGCCGCAAAAGATATCACCGATCTTGGGCCGTTGGAGCCGGTGATCCGGTTGGACATAAACGGAGATATTCGCGCCTATCCGCTTCAGGTCATGACGTGGCATGAAATTGTGAATGATGAAGTCGGCGGCACGCCTGTGGCAGTTACCTATTGCCCATTATGTAATTCCGCACTGGTGTTTGACCGCCGGGTTGGTGAACAATTACTGGATTTTGGCACCACGGGGAAACTCAGGAATTCTGATCTGGTGATGTATGATCGACAGACTGAATCCTGGTGGCAGCAATTTACAGGAAACGCCATTGTCGGTGAATTGCTGGATACGGATTTGCGGATGATCCCCAGCCGTGTGGAAAGTTTTGAACGCTTTGCGAAAGCCAATCCGGACGGAAAAGTGCTTGTTCCGAACAATCCAAATATGCGCCGTTACGGCTCCAACCCTTACGTCAATTATGACAGTCGCGGCGCGCCGTATCCGTTGTTCCGTGGCGATCTGCCCTCCGATATCGGGCCAATGGTGCGCGTTGTCGTTGTCAAACAGGATGGTGAGCCAAAGGCAACAACACTGACGCATCTGCGTGATCAGGCATCGGTGAAGCTTGGCGATGTAGAGCTGACATGGGAAAGCGGCCAGAACTCTGCGCTGGACACCAGTCGTATTGCCGAAGGCAAGGATGTTGGAAATGTCGTGGCTTATCAGCTAAATGCCGATGGCAGCCGAGGTGACGAGGCGGTTTACGACGTAACCTTTGCGTTTGCTTTTCTAGCCTTTCATCCCGACGCAGAAATAATTCAGGAATAA
- a CDS encoding NUDIX hydrolase, which produces MVPTNSHSVQHPVLAVCVAIWQDDKILLVRRANAPNKGLWALPGGKVDAGETIAAAAIRELREETSLKAIPKNIFFIREIIEDGFHYVLNCVRAENPVGDLAAGDDAADAKWMSVTDLLDLETVPGLADILAHSKESLGLPF; this is translated from the coding sequence ATGGTGCCAACAAATTCTCATTCAGTGCAACATCCAGTTTTAGCAGTTTGCGTCGCTATTTGGCAGGACGACAAAATATTGCTTGTGCGGCGTGCCAATGCACCAAACAAGGGCCTTTGGGCATTGCCAGGTGGCAAAGTCGATGCTGGGGAAACCATTGCCGCCGCTGCAATACGAGAGTTGCGCGAAGAAACCAGCCTGAAAGCCATTCCCAAAAACATATTCTTCATCAGAGAGATAATTGAAGATGGCTTTCACTACGTGTTGAATTGTGTCCGGGCGGAAAATCCCGTCGGCGATCTTGCTGCCGGGGACGATGCCGCAGATGCAAAATGGATGAGCGTTACCGACCTTCTGGATTTAGAAACCGTCCCCGGACTTGCTGACATCCTGGCACACAGCAAAGAGAGCCTGGGCCTTCCCTTTTGA